In Gammaproteobacteria bacterium, a single genomic region encodes these proteins:
- a CDS encoding ankyrin repeat domain-containing protein gives MKKNGVTKEIITEDTSLVLNKSDDDDEDEVTTTEEASEDDEDAKTIHYFNLIYTETLRKTFNQKYNSIAELISKLKAHKDTRLNKLINHLVEEEITGNISLRALSKILMRFILKLISPMKIKPNIDKDRAHLKQRDFLRFYLKLFKFTPNSTIVEKSSKKFGYNIIMMACENCENPYLLDLLVKELKGDINETSRDETRCTPLYISCEAGNLDAVKLLTSFGAEVNLGRCTALGSALSEKHHEIVQFLLSLPELAPTQLSDGISPFLLAAQYATAQNFLTLMTRKGVDPNIITVNNESALTLALLRGYKGLADKERDNIVRILLNSSCFTVDCNLVTNGETALFIASRMGNLFAVNKLVDEGAKCNFVATRGHYKGHSVLSIAVYEGYLEIVERLIDVCELDFIKPIVAANLTDQYTLLNLAFASQKSRKENKNTHERIYLLLQKHWTKTHPEQVRTHINKLIKDEKLNELRRWKEFILSTSSLIPDTENTPLHTASANGKTKSINFLITDIHVPVDPQNKKGDTPLHVACRKKQSGAVSQLLTIGADPKKQNNDKENPFTIAKLLKSEACVRAFVEYSFNMGHQLPSAESARADNDELLAKIIDEFLPPAPEKPSENPVVEDFPQKTKKKRKKKKNRNKRELIEAATNQEHTDVKNLTYLEHNTPQDDAVVVVELESNEIQDPHNINEVEITLPLLSHEMNDPKIDSQRNSTEGHTTPPLPAEDSPKATHQDIETQNNSAEGDSTLELSAEIMAPEIEGQEEPAPEQIIPIESELNDIVDEENSSYSKQSTSQELSPKEIQSPSPQPEDEDGHSIPEDKSQEETENESKEDQSEEDFLAVSREDESEEETNNLPAEDPSLEKVAILPSPPPSPLRSRSFFSHTIRPTPNVDFNAKLFSELKDAIENEFRYILSDPAHVFVKASLQNLIDYYQRLKYFAIIEKISEDSPVLSFIRELRDHTLLYGLDINRNVKHWQSKAIKLFQTMLDRDGIFQLDYVQTNEFSAGY, from the coding sequence ATGAAAAAAAATGGTGTTACTAAAGAAATAATTACTGAAGATACGTCCTTAGTCCTCAATAAGAGCGATGACGATGACGAAGATGAAGTGACTACAACTGAAGAAGCGAGTGAAGATGATGAAGATGCAAAAACTATTCACTATTTTAATTTGATATACACTGAAACACTCAGAAAAACATTTAATCAAAAATATAATTCTATTGCTGAACTAATATCGAAGTTAAAAGCTCATAAAGATACTCGCCTTAATAAATTAATAAATCATCTTGTCGAAGAGGAAATCACCGGAAATATAAGCCTTAGGGCTCTTTCTAAAATATTGATGAGATTTATTCTTAAATTAATTTCTCCTATGAAAATTAAACCCAATATTGATAAAGATAGAGCACACTTAAAACAACGCGATTTTTTAAGATTTTACTTGAAATTATTCAAATTTACTCCAAATTCTACCATAGTAGAAAAGAGTAGTAAAAAATTTGGATATAACATTATCATGATGGCCTGTGAGAATTGTGAAAATCCCTATTTATTAGATCTTCTTGTTAAAGAGCTAAAAGGTGATATTAACGAGACTTCAAGAGATGAGACTAGATGTACTCCACTCTATATTAGTTGTGAAGCAGGTAATCTAGACGCGGTAAAACTATTAACGAGCTTCGGGGCAGAAGTTAATCTTGGAAGATGTACCGCATTAGGAAGTGCACTCAGTGAAAAACATCACGAGATAGTCCAGTTTCTGTTATCTCTACCAGAATTAGCTCCTACACAGTTGAGTGATGGTATTTCGCCGTTTTTATTGGCAGCTCAATATGCCACAGCACAAAACTTTTTGACACTTATGACAAGAAAAGGTGTTGACCCTAATATTATAACGGTTAACAATGAATCTGCATTAACTCTGGCTTTATTAAGAGGCTATAAAGGTTTGGCCGATAAAGAACGTGATAATATCGTCAGAATATTACTGAATTCATCTTGCTTCACCGTAGATTGCAATTTGGTGACTAATGGCGAAACAGCTTTATTTATCGCTTCTCGGATGGGTAATTTGTTTGCCGTGAATAAATTGGTAGACGAAGGCGCAAAATGTAATTTTGTTGCTACCCGGGGACATTATAAAGGACATAGCGTGTTGAGTATCGCCGTGTATGAAGGATACCTGGAAATTGTTGAGCGATTAATTGATGTCTGTGAGTTAGATTTTATCAAACCTATCGTTGCAGCTAATTTGACTGATCAATATACATTACTTAATTTAGCTTTTGCTAGCCAAAAATCAAGAAAAGAGAACAAGAATACACATGAACGAATTTATTTGTTATTACAAAAGCATTGGACTAAAACTCACCCAGAACAAGTACGAACACATATCAATAAACTTATTAAAGATGAGAAACTTAATGAGCTTAGACGTTGGAAAGAATTCATTCTCTCAACGAGTAGCCTTATACCAGATACTGAAAACACGCCGCTACATACAGCCAGTGCGAATGGAAAAACAAAATCGATCAATTTTTTGATAACGGATATTCATGTTCCAGTTGATCCTCAAAATAAAAAAGGCGACACTCCACTGCATGTAGCCTGCAGAAAAAAACAATCAGGAGCTGTATCACAACTCCTTACTATTGGAGCTGATCCTAAAAAACAAAATAATGATAAAGAAAACCCTTTCACTATTGCTAAACTCTTAAAATCTGAAGCTTGTGTTAGGGCATTTGTTGAATATAGCTTCAATATGGGACATCAATTGCCCAGTGCAGAATCCGCACGCGCAGATAATGATGAGTTGCTTGCAAAAATTATTGACGAATTCCTACCACCCGCACCAGAAAAACCCTCAGAGAACCCTGTAGTTGAGGATTTTCCCCAAAAAACAAAGAAAAAACGTAAAAAAAAGAAAAATCGGAATAAGCGTGAATTGATTGAAGCTGCTACAAACCAAGAACACACTGATGTGAAAAATCTAACGTATTTAGAGCACAATACTCCCCAGGATGATGCTGTTGTAGTGGTTGAATTAGAATCAAACGAAATACAAGACCCACATAACATAAATGAAGTAGAAATTACCCTTCCTCTACTCAGTCATGAAATGAATGATCCAAAAATTGACTCACAACGTAATTCAACTGAGGGTCACACTACTCCTCCTCTTCCTGCAGAAGATTCACCTAAAGCCACGCATCAAGATATTGAGACACAAAATAATTCAGCAGAAGGTGATAGTACCCTTGAACTTTCAGCTGAAATTATGGCACCAGAAATAGAGGGTCAAGAAGAACCAGCTCCTGAACAAATCATCCCTATTGAAAGTGAATTAAACGACATCGTTGATGAAGAAAATTCTTCATATAGTAAGCAATCAACCTCTCAAGAACTTTCTCCTAAAGAAATTCAATCTCCATCACCACAACCAGAAGATGAAGATGGGCATTCCATTCCTGAAGATAAGTCGCAAGAAGAAACTGAAAATGAATCTAAAGAAGATCAATCTGAAGAAGATTTTTTAGCTGTCTCTCGTGAAGATGAATCAGAAGAAGAAACAAATAACTTACCGGCCGAGGACCCATCACTAGAAAAAGTGGCGATTTTACCTTCACCCCCACCATCACCCCTTAGATCTCGATCCTTTTTTTCTCATACTATCAGACCTACACCTAATGTCGATTTCAATGCAAAATTATTTTCTGAGTTGAAAGATGCTATTGAAAATGAATTTCGCTACATTCTTAGTGATCCGGCTCACGTTTTTGTAAAAGCATCACTGCAGAATTTAATAGATTATTATCAAAGACTCAAATATTTTGCAATTATAGAAAAGATTTCTGAAGATTCACCTGTTCTCAGTTTCATTCGTGAGCTTCGCGATCACACTCTTCTCTACGGGCTTGATATAAACAGAAATGTAAAACATTGGCAATCAAAAGCTATTAAATTATTCCAAACCATGTTGGATAGGGACGGTATCTTTCAACTTGATTATGTTCAAACAAACGAGTTTAGTGCTGGATATTAA
- a CDS encoding segregation/condensation protein A gives MTIDLENEQLQAEDPIALVRGEAYTALPKDLYIPPEALQVILESFEGPLDLLLYLIKRQNLDILDIPVAEITRQYVSYVELMHIMNFELAAEYLVMAAMLAEIKSRMLLPRSAEDAADNETDPRAELVRRLQEYERFKRAAENIDNLERMDRDFFPISAVDSGEISAPMALGQVDLKELLAALVKVFERAKLNAHHHIEKEVLSLRERMSDILHKIRSDEFTRFSDLFDCSEGRLGVVVSFIAVLELLKQSMIEIVQAEPFAPIHVKAVA, from the coding sequence ATGACAATAGACCTTGAGAACGAGCAGCTGCAAGCCGAAGATCCTATTGCGCTGGTTCGGGGTGAAGCTTACACAGCTTTACCCAAGGATCTTTACATCCCACCAGAAGCTCTGCAGGTGATTTTGGAATCATTTGAAGGCCCTCTAGACCTGCTGTTATACCTGATTAAGCGCCAAAATCTCGATATTTTGGATATCCCTGTCGCTGAGATTACCCGTCAATATGTATCGTATGTTGAGCTTATGCATATTATGAATTTTGAGTTGGCGGCTGAATACCTCGTGATGGCCGCTATGTTGGCTGAAATCAAATCTCGAATGCTGTTGCCTCGGTCAGCCGAAGATGCGGCAGATAATGAAACCGATCCTCGTGCAGAATTGGTTCGACGTTTGCAAGAATATGAACGATTTAAGCGAGCAGCTGAAAATATCGATAATCTCGAACGAATGGACAGAGATTTCTTCCCAATCAGCGCAGTCGATTCGGGTGAAATTTCAGCTCCTATGGCGTTGGGGCAAGTCGATTTAAAAGAATTATTAGCAGCGCTGGTCAAAGTCTTTGAACGTGCAAAATTAAATGCACATCATCATATTGAAAAAGAGGTATTATCACTACGCGAACGAATGTCTGATATTTTACACAAAATCAGATCTGATGAATTTACACGTTTCAGTGATCTTTTTGATTGCTCTGAAGGTCGGTTAGGTGTGGTAGTGAGTTTTATTGCAGTTTTGGAATTGTTAAAACAATCAATGATTGAAATTGTTCAAGCTGAGCCTTTTGCTCCAATTCATGTTAAGGCAGTTGCATAG
- a CDS encoding type II toxin-antitoxin system YhaV family toxin, protein MSKPQALVVNGWNIFVHPLFLDQYEDLLQQVQKYQKKDPVKYREKNATKRLAAITELAFEKIPHDPSKPEYRLGTTLGEEYKHWFRAKFFQQYRLVFRYHLKNKIIVYAWVNDGETKRAYNNKLDAYLVFKKILARGYPPDDWDSLLKEAKTESKRLTKININRLDNDCSKELKS, encoded by the coding sequence TTGTCAAAACCTCAGGCATTAGTCGTAAATGGATGGAATATATTTGTACATCCACTGTTTTTAGATCAATACGAAGATCTATTACAGCAAGTTCAAAAATATCAGAAAAAAGATCCTGTCAAATATAGAGAGAAAAATGCAACTAAACGACTGGCTGCAATTACAGAACTTGCGTTTGAAAAAATCCCTCACGATCCATCAAAGCCAGAATATAGACTCGGAACAACGCTGGGGGAAGAATACAAACATTGGTTCCGCGCAAAATTCTTTCAGCAATACCGATTAGTTTTTAGGTACCATCTTAAAAATAAAATAATTGTTTACGCCTGGGTAAATGACGGGGAAACTAAGCGCGCATACAATAATAAATTAGATGCTTATCTAGTATTTAAAAAAATCTTAGCAAGAGGATATCCTCCAGATGACTGGGATTCTCTTCTTAAAGAAGCGAAAACTGAATCGAAACGATTAACAAAAATAAATATAAATAGACTGGATAATGATTGCTCTAAAGAATTAAAGAGCTAA
- the dapA gene encoding 4-hydroxy-tetrahydrodipicolinate synthase yields MFHGSIVALVTPMKVDGAVDLDVMSQLIEWHIASGTNGIVVLGTTGESPTITHEERTQVIRRAVETAAGRIPVIAGTGSNSTQITIQYTQEAMDLGVDACLLVTPYYNKPTQEGLYLHFKTVAEAVAVPQILYNVPGRTSCDLLPETVARLSKISNIVGIKEASPDPQRPAQLMQALTETANLSSKPIIDIFSGDDINALAYMKQGAKGVISVTANVAPQLVREMSDAALSGNLEKAEKLNQQLNPLNTDLFVETNPIPTKWALSEMGKIPAGIRLPLTQLNHSKQSIVREALTKVGVL; encoded by the coding sequence ATGTTTCATGGGAGTATTGTAGCGTTGGTCACGCCGATGAAGGTTGACGGCGCTGTAGATTTGGATGTCATGAGCCAATTGATAGAGTGGCACATTGCCTCCGGCACCAATGGTATTGTAGTGCTAGGTACAACCGGCGAATCTCCGACCATTACTCATGAGGAGCGCACTCAAGTCATTCGTCGTGCAGTAGAAACCGCCGCAGGACGTATTCCCGTTATTGCTGGTACAGGTTCCAATTCGACTCAAATCACTATCCAATATACTCAAGAAGCGATGGATTTGGGTGTTGATGCCTGTTTGTTGGTCACACCTTATTACAATAAACCGACTCAGGAAGGCTTATATTTACATTTCAAAACCGTTGCAGAAGCCGTTGCAGTCCCTCAAATATTGTATAACGTTCCCGGCAGAACCAGTTGTGATTTATTACCTGAAACCGTAGCGCGATTAAGTAAAATCTCTAATATAGTAGGCATAAAAGAAGCCAGTCCTGATCCGCAACGCCCAGCGCAACTTATGCAAGCATTGACTGAAACTGCAAATCTATCTTCCAAACCCATCATTGATATTTTCAGTGGTGATGATATTAATGCCTTAGCGTACATGAAACAGGGAGCAAAAGGTGTGATTTCAGTCACCGCAAACGTAGCCCCTCAGTTAGTGCGCGAGATGAGTGACGCGGCTTTATCAGGTAATTTAGAGAAGGCTGAAAAACTTAATCAACAATTAAATCCTTTAAATACGGATTTATTTGTTGAGACCAATCCTATTCCTACAAAATGGGCATTATCTGAAATGGGTAAAATTCCGGCGGGAATTCGTTTGCCATTAACGCAGCTGAATCATTCTAAGCAAAGTATTGTTAGGGAAGCGCTAACAAAAGTGGGTGTGCTATAA
- a CDS encoding type II toxin-antitoxin system PrlF family antitoxin, translating into MSVLLHVESTLTDRYQTTIPEPIRIALHLGKRDKITYIVQKNGKVLMFRTTEEDPILGDFLSFLAKDIQENPSHLRALSPELVNRARKLVAKVKVDLDTPLPDEDE; encoded by the coding sequence ATGAGCGTATTATTGCACGTCGAGTCTACTTTGACCGATCGCTATCAAACCACCATTCCTGAGCCAATCCGTATTGCTTTGCATTTAGGAAAGCGCGACAAAATCACCTATATAGTTCAAAAGAATGGTAAGGTGCTGATGTTTCGCACCACTGAAGAGGATCCAATTCTTGGCGACTTTTTATCCTTTCTTGCAAAAGATATTCAGGAAAATCCGTCGCATCTTCGCGCACTGAGCCCAGAGTTAGTTAATCGCGCGCGCAAACTTGTTGCTAAAGTTAAAGTTGATTTAGATACACCCTTGCCTGATGAGGATGAGTAA
- a CDS encoding pseudouridine synthase has translation MNTEKLQKVLARAGLGSRRTLEAWISQGRIEVNGTVAKLGARVSDRDKIKVDGRLIKFPESSKNPRVLLYHKPAGEVCTRKDPEGRATVFQALPKLPGGRWVAVGRLDYNTAGLLIFTDSGEFANQLMHPSANLEREYAVRVFGAIDLDILKQLKDGITLEDGFAKFENILDAGGQGSNHWYHVIVKEGRNRIVRRLWEAQGITVSRLIRVRYGPVALPRRLPQGSWQELTPKEITDLLKSLKEYVKEDS, from the coding sequence ATGAATACAGAAAAACTACAAAAAGTATTAGCACGAGCAGGTTTAGGTTCACGCCGTACATTGGAAGCATGGATTTCTCAGGGTCGCATTGAAGTGAATGGCACAGTAGCAAAACTGGGAGCGCGAGTCTCAGATCGCGATAAAATTAAAGTGGATGGTCGGTTAATTAAATTTCCTGAGAGTTCTAAAAATCCTCGTGTTTTACTTTATCACAAGCCTGCTGGAGAAGTGTGTACTCGCAAAGATCCAGAAGGACGTGCAACAGTATTTCAAGCGCTGCCCAAATTACCAGGGGGACGTTGGGTTGCTGTGGGCAGATTAGATTATAATACAGCAGGACTACTAATCTTTACGGATAGTGGTGAATTTGCGAATCAATTAATGCATCCTTCGGCAAATTTAGAACGTGAATACGCTGTTCGAGTTTTTGGTGCGATTGACTTAGATATTCTTAAACAATTAAAAGACGGAATTACTTTAGAAGATGGATTTGCAAAATTCGAAAATATTCTTGATGCAGGCGGGCAAGGCTCCAATCATTGGTATCATGTGATAGTCAAAGAAGGCCGCAATCGCATCGTGAGACGACTTTGGGAAGCGCAAGGCATCACAGTCAGCCGACTGATTCGAGTACGTTATGGACCTGTTGCACTTCCAAGACGTTTACCTCAAGGGTCATGGCAAGAGCTAACTCCTAAAGAAATTACGGATCTTTTGAAGTCTCTTAAAGAGTATGTAAAAGAGGATAGTTAG
- a CDS encoding outer membrane beta-barrel protein yields MSSNKLLIASAALFTLGMSMPAFPHGDGSGVYNASGIYLGVQGGYTRSHYDLDAFLSKDFRKDELAGRAYVGYQINPFLGVETGFTMIAGTELPDNFGDVKTTQLDLLLKVGMPFGDTGLRADLKAGAAHVKWKFDANDVAESVGLNDVSNWKIRPVAGATVSYYFNRNIAIDASYIHVFGDPESSHFGTPTVDLAMLGVSFLFSVS; encoded by the coding sequence ATGAGTAGCAATAAATTGTTGATTGCCTCAGCTGCATTATTTACTTTAGGCATGTCTATGCCAGCATTCCCACATGGTGATGGTTCTGGAGTATACAATGCTTCAGGAATATACCTAGGAGTTCAAGGCGGGTACACACGCTCTCATTATGATCTCGACGCTTTTCTAAGCAAAGATTTCAGAAAAGATGAACTTGCGGGTCGTGCATACGTAGGATATCAAATTAATCCATTTCTTGGAGTAGAGACTGGCTTCACGATGATAGCGGGTACAGAATTACCTGATAACTTTGGTGATGTCAAAACGACGCAGTTGGATCTACTTTTAAAAGTAGGTATGCCTTTTGGCGATACTGGCTTAAGAGCTGATTTGAAAGCGGGTGCTGCACACGTGAAGTGGAAATTTGATGCTAATGATGTTGCTGAATCTGTTGGGTTAAATGATGTATCTAACTGGAAAATCAGACCTGTTGCTGGCGCTACCGTCAGTTATTATTTCAACAGGAATATTGCCATAGATGCTTCATACATCCACGTTTTTGGTGATCCTGAGAGCTCACATTTTGGTACGCCAACAGTTGATCTAGCGATGCTAGGTGTTAGCTTTTTGTTCAGCGTTTCATAA
- a CDS encoding threonylcarbamoyl-AMP synthase translates to MTQVLNIHPDNPQLRLVRLAADCIRQGGVIVYPTDSAYALGCQIGDKKALERIRQLRELEEGHNFTLVCSDLSEIATYAKVDNPVYRFLKAHTPGAFTFILDATNEVPKRLQHPKRKTIGIRVPDNQVALALLKDLNEPIMSVTLILPGSEDPLFDPDEIIERLDNRVDIIVNSGYCDIEPTTVVELTSGEASIIRQGKGIL, encoded by the coding sequence GTGACACAGGTTCTTAACATTCATCCGGATAATCCCCAACTTCGATTGGTTAGATTAGCAGCGGATTGCATACGCCAAGGGGGTGTGATTGTATATCCTACGGACTCCGCGTACGCCCTTGGTTGTCAAATAGGCGATAAGAAGGCGTTAGAGCGCATTCGTCAACTGCGAGAATTGGAAGAAGGTCACAACTTTACCTTAGTCTGCAGCGATCTATCGGAAATCGCTACATACGCCAAAGTCGACAATCCCGTTTATCGCTTTCTTAAAGCCCATACTCCCGGAGCCTTTACTTTCATTTTAGATGCCACAAACGAGGTTCCCAAGCGGTTGCAGCACCCCAAACGTAAAACCATAGGTATTCGAGTGCCCGATAATCAAGTGGCCCTGGCTCTTTTGAAAGACTTGAATGAACCGATCATGAGTGTGACCTTGATTCTTCCTGGTAGCGAAGACCCCCTATTTGATCCCGATGAAATCATTGAGCGGCTCGATAATCGGGTTGATATCATTGTCAATTCCGGATATTGCGATATTGAACCCACCACAGTTGTTGAATTAACCAGCGGCGAGGCGTCAATTATTCGGCAGGGAAAAGGTATTTTGTAA
- the scpB gene encoding SMC-Scp complex subunit ScpB yields the protein MLRQLHRRILVELSVDQIKRIIEASLLMNREPQPAKKIAELFTPEENVNERAIIDTLTILADDYRGRGIELVEVATGYRFQVCADLAPWIQRTMAEKPQRYSRALLETLALIAYRQPITRAEIEEVRGVVVSTQIMRTLEEREWVRVIGHRDVPGRPALYATTKQFLNDLNLKSLGELPTLAELQDLDKIDGEIQQLNLDIANPQESTAELTELTNDLAHETQASEDAQPESILAVENDAEINNDAEEDELNEHSLTEDNFEENSAQLDSEMAEDEIEVEVEETMNELDEEEEEILASDDLQEDDETEMSDEEQDSIERNSDFNGSTEFDDNELVDEDEKMEGELELTESES from the coding sequence ATGTTAAGGCAGTTGCATAGGAGAATTCTGGTGGAATTATCGGTAGATCAAATTAAACGAATTATAGAAGCATCACTGTTGATGAATCGTGAACCACAGCCAGCGAAAAAGATCGCTGAATTATTTACACCTGAAGAAAATGTGAATGAACGTGCAATCATTGATACGCTAACAATCTTAGCAGATGATTATCGTGGACGTGGAATTGAATTAGTGGAAGTCGCTACAGGTTATCGATTTCAAGTGTGCGCTGATTTAGCACCGTGGATTCAACGTACGATGGCAGAAAAACCACAGCGTTATTCTCGCGCATTATTAGAAACGCTGGCATTAATTGCTTATCGCCAACCTATCACGCGTGCAGAAATTGAAGAAGTACGTGGTGTTGTTGTAAGCACACAAATTATGCGTACACTCGAAGAAAGAGAATGGGTGCGAGTGATTGGTCATCGTGATGTTCCAGGTCGTCCAGCACTGTATGCGACCACGAAACAGTTTCTAAATGATTTGAACTTGAAAAGCCTTGGTGAATTGCCGACTTTAGCAGAGCTTCAAGATCTTGATAAAATTGACGGAGAAATACAGCAATTAAATTTAGATATTGCAAACCCGCAGGAAAGTACAGCTGAGTTAACTGAATTAACAAATGATCTTGCCCATGAAACACAAGCTTCTGAGGATGCACAACCAGAATCCATATTGGCGGTAGAAAATGATGCTGAAATCAATAACGATGCAGAGGAAGATGAGTTAAATGAGCATTCATTGACTGAAGATAATTTTGAAGAAAATAGTGCTCAACTAGACAGTGAAATGGCGGAAGATGAAATCGAAGTAGAAGTAGAAGAAACTATGAATGAATTAGATGAAGAGGAAGAAGAAATCTTAGCTTCAGATGATTTGCAAGAAGATGATGAGACTGAAATGTCTGATGAAGAACAAGATAGCATTGAAAGAAATAGCGATTTTAATGGATCCACAGAGTTTGATGATAATGAATTAGTTGATGAGGATGAGAAAATGGAAGGCGAGCTTGAATTAACAGAATCTGAATCGTAA
- a CDS encoding ester cyclase, with protein sequence MAINATSHANTSNSESNKTIMQSYFLDMWNNKNTALIKKLVADNYTHHSSDGKITHGREHVENVVEKVYKAFPDIHWTIKLMVADNEMVATYIEGDGTQVSDGKKVHFKEAFYHRIEDGKIVEGWALPVK encoded by the coding sequence ATGGCAATTAACGCCACTTCACACGCTAATACATCGAATTCTGAGAGTAATAAAACGATAATGCAATCCTATTTTTTAGATATGTGGAACAATAAAAATACTGCTTTGATCAAAAAACTCGTTGCAGATAATTACACGCATCATTCATCTGATGGAAAGATTACTCATGGAAGAGAGCATGTCGAGAATGTTGTTGAAAAAGTATACAAGGCATTTCCTGATATTCACTGGACCATTAAATTAATGGTCGCTGATAATGAGATGGTAGCAACTTATATTGAAGGTGATGGAACTCAAGTGAGCGATGGTAAAAAAGTCCACTTTAAAGAAGCATTTTATCATCGAATTGAAGATGGAAAAATTGTTGAAGGTTGGGCTCTACCTGTTAAGTGA
- a CDS encoding peroxiredoxin produces MTSTEPTKVLDQDFPATDGSTINLKKLKGKFVVLYFYPKDSTPGCTIESKAFRDLHNEFAAKNAEIIGVSRDTIKSHEKFKTRCELPFPLIADEKSELCHYFGVIGEKTLFGKKLFDGLIRSTFLINPEGKIIQSWRKVSIKNHAQEVLDSIPTVN; encoded by the coding sequence ATGACATCAACTGAACCCACAAAAGTTCTTGACCAAGATTTTCCTGCAACGGATGGCAGCACCATCAATTTGAAGAAATTAAAAGGAAAATTCGTTGTACTGTATTTTTACCCTAAGGACAGCACACCCGGCTGCACCATTGAGTCAAAAGCGTTTAGAGATCTACACAACGAATTTGCGGCTAAAAATGCTGAGATAATCGGGGTTTCACGAGATACTATAAAATCACACGAAAAATTCAAAACCCGATGCGAGCTCCCTTTTCCACTTATCGCCGATGAAAAAAGTGAACTATGCCACTATTTTGGTGTAATCGGCGAAAAAACGCTGTTCGGAAAAAAATTATTCGACGGATTAATTCGCAGCACTTTTCTCATCAACCCTGAAGGAAAAATAATCCAGTCGTGGAGAAAAGTCAGCATTAAAAATCACGCTCAAGAAGTTCTGGATTCAATTCCAACTGTGAATTAA
- a CDS encoding septation protein A: MKLLFDFLPILFFFIAYFLFDIYVATMVAMVTSGLQVLSFWVKFRRFETMQVVTFLTISILGSATIIFHNPLFVKWKPTVIYWVFGVFFIGSQFFGSKPFLQRLMDSKVSLPHAVWQKLNFSWAIFFIVLGFVNIYVAYHYSTNVWVYFKLIGAMGATLLFALAQSIYMMRYLKDDNDTKPSSATGTL; the protein is encoded by the coding sequence ATGAAATTATTATTTGATTTTTTACCGATCTTATTTTTCTTCATCGCATATTTTTTATTCGATATTTATGTTGCAACGATGGTCGCGATGGTTACATCAGGATTACAGGTGTTGAGTTTCTGGGTTAAATTTCGTCGTTTTGAAACCATGCAAGTCGTCACTTTTTTAACGATTTCTATTTTAGGTTCTGCAACAATTATTTTTCATAATCCTTTGTTTGTTAAATGGAAACCAACAGTTATTTACTGGGTTTTTGGTGTGTTTTTTATAGGCTCACAATTTTTCGGCAGCAAACCATTTTTGCAACGACTGATGGATTCAAAAGTTTCTTTACCTCATGCCGTTTGGCAAAAACTTAATTTCTCATGGGCAATATTTTTTATCGTGTTAGGATTTGTGAATATCTATGTTGCTTATCATTATAGTACCAATGTTTGGGTCTACTTTAAATTAATTGGCGCGATGGGGGCGACTTTATTGTTTGCACTAGCACAAAGTATTTACATGATGCGCTATTTAAAAGACGATAATGATACTAAACCCTCTTCTGCAACGGGAACATTATAA
- a CDS encoding BolA family transcriptional regulator codes for MNANDRITLIRECLTQALSPLKLEVIDESQHHAGHAGASTGMGHFALAIQSPQFKDKSLVESHRLIYQALGTLMETDIHALRITILKD; via the coding sequence ATGAACGCAAACGATCGAATTACACTTATTAGAGAGTGTCTTACACAAGCACTTTCTCCTCTAAAGCTTGAAGTCATTGATGAGAGTCAACACCATGCGGGACACGCGGGTGCAAGCACGGGTATGGGACATTTTGCCCTTGCGATTCAATCACCGCAATTTAAGGATAAAAGCCTTGTGGAATCGCATCGATTAATTTATCAAGCCCTAGGCACACTGATGGAAACCGATATTCACGCGCTGAGAATTACCATTCTAAAAGACTAA